One part of the Methylobacterium mesophilicum SR1.6/6 genome encodes these proteins:
- a CDS encoding MFS transporter, whose product MTGSAETAVGARVVDALAGLRPLAPFFCLYVTFGATLGFLSGGAPLILRARGVELADVGLLQLINLPVGLTFLWAPLLDRLHLPVLPHRIGWIVAAQGAAVTLLAVLSLGEHWPLPALLALAIAACACVATMDIALEAMVVETVPAAERAFVASAKLCGASLGGILGVGVLVGSYDSLGWRGAVLACAALDALCLLPILGYRETRLRGAGGGPERLSGALARLRVLAGRVVVLGAYFAASYLLAGPNTLALLDLDVPLGQVGFLTGTVLPGVNLVMALAAGGLAARFGTVRLIVLGALGVLASGALMAGACAVGSGALGIAATILSFVAGGFLGVPVFNMIYRWAQGPKPATDYALLFGAAFFAAMPLRVAAPALAGWIGWPGYFAATLPLYAAAMGWLAVAVGRTLRADGAAR is encoded by the coding sequence ATGACGGGATCGGCCGAGACCGCCGTCGGCGCGCGGGTCGTCGACGCCCTGGCCGGGCTGCGTCCGCTGGCGCCGTTCTTCTGCCTATACGTGACCTTCGGGGCGACGCTCGGCTTCCTGTCCGGCGGGGCGCCGCTGATCCTGCGGGCGCGGGGCGTGGAGCTGGCGGATGTCGGCCTGCTCCAGCTCATCAACCTGCCGGTCGGGCTCACCTTCCTGTGGGCGCCGCTCCTCGACCGTTTGCACCTGCCGGTCCTCCCGCACCGGATCGGCTGGATCGTCGCCGCGCAGGGCGCCGCGGTGACGCTGCTGGCCGTCCTGAGCCTCGGCGAGCACTGGCCGCTCCCTGCGCTCCTCGCCCTGGCGATCGCCGCCTGCGCCTGCGTGGCGACCATGGACATCGCCCTCGAAGCCATGGTGGTCGAGACCGTGCCGGCGGCGGAGCGCGCCTTCGTGGCCTCGGCCAAGCTGTGCGGGGCCTCGCTCGGCGGCATCCTGGGCGTCGGCGTGCTGGTCGGCTCCTACGACAGCCTCGGCTGGCGCGGGGCGGTCCTCGCCTGCGCGGCGCTGGACGCCCTCTGCCTCCTCCCGATCCTCGGCTACCGCGAGACGCGCCTGCGCGGGGCCGGAGGCGGCCCGGAGCGGCTCTCGGGCGCGCTGGCGCGCCTGCGCGTCCTGGCGGGCCGCGTGGTCGTGCTCGGGGCCTACTTCGCGGCCTCCTACCTGCTGGCCGGGCCCAACACCCTGGCGCTCCTCGATCTCGACGTCCCGCTCGGGCAGGTCGGGTTCCTGACCGGCACCGTGCTGCCGGGGGTCAACCTCGTGATGGCGCTGGCGGCCGGCGGGCTCGCCGCCCGGTTCGGCACGGTCCGGCTGATCGTCCTGGGAGCGCTCGGCGTCCTCGCCTCCGGGGCGCTGATGGCGGGCGCCTGCGCCGTCGGGTCGGGAGCGCTCGGGATCGCCGCCACGATCCTGAGCTTCGTCGCCGGCGGCTTCCTCGGGGTCCCGGTCTTCAACATGATCTATCGCTGGGCCCAGGGGCCGAAGCCCGCCACCGACTACGCGCTGCTGTTCGGGGCGGCCTTCTTCGCCGCCATGCCGCTGCGGGTCGCCGCCCCGGCGCTCGCCGGCTGGATCGGATGGCCGGGCTACTTCGCCGCGACCCTGCCGCTCTACGCCGCCGCGATGGGCTGGCTCGCCGTCGCGGTGGGCCGGACCCTGCGGGCCGACGGGGCGGCGCGATGA
- a CDS encoding DUF4142 domain-containing protein, whose amino-acid sequence MHRRDLLTTMLGATAALALTRTAIAQVTPAGAVPTGAYLQMATTGGLFLENTARDAHEKTTNPMVKKFSRAEVIEQVNLSRKINAYTGGAPIPAPGPAAAGPGGLIGGLVAAPVAVAGTAVNTAAGVAGGALGVAAPRGMTTDAQKAQILSQLTGMPPGPQYDATFVNASLQGHQEALGIHGSYAQSGEDPGLRRIARGTLPLIDLHIAQLTRMQARMGGRQPG is encoded by the coding sequence ATGCATCGTCGCGACCTCCTCACCACCATGCTGGGCGCCACCGCGGCGCTGGCGCTCACGCGCACAGCCATCGCCCAGGTCACGCCGGCGGGCGCGGTTCCCACCGGCGCCTATCTCCAGATGGCGACCACCGGCGGCCTGTTCCTGGAGAACACGGCCCGCGACGCCCACGAGAAGACCACGAACCCGATGGTCAAGAAGTTCTCCCGGGCGGAGGTCATCGAGCAGGTGAACCTCTCCCGGAAGATCAACGCCTATACCGGCGGCGCGCCGATCCCGGCGCCGGGCCCCGCGGCGGCCGGCCCCGGCGGCCTGATCGGCGGTCTCGTGGCGGCGCCCGTGGCGGTGGCGGGCACCGCGGTGAACACGGCAGCCGGGGTCGCGGGCGGGGCGCTCGGCGTCGCGGCGCCCCGGGGCATGACCACCGACGCGCAGAAGGCGCAGATCCTGTCGCAGCTCACCGGGATGCCGCCGGGGCCGCAATACGACGCGACCTTCGTGAACGCCTCGCTCCAGGGACACCAGGAGGCGCTCGGCATCCATGGCTCCTACGCCCAGTCGGGTGAGGATCCAGGCCTGCGCCGGATCGCCCGGGGGACCCTGCCGCTGATCGACCTGCACATCGCCCAGCTCACCCGGATGCAGGCGCGGATGGGTGGCCGGCAGCCCGGCTGA
- a CDS encoding aldose epimerase family protein — MRGAELVALCAGAAIPASAQAAEPSRTVFGTLPDGRTVEEVTLSNGRGVTARILAWGALLRTLEVPDRAGAPADVVLGYNDLAAYLAKGNYFGASVGRYANRIRAGRFTLDGRTYTLATNDGPNALHGGAAGFDRRLWTITAVTGGATPSVTLRYVSPDGEEGYPGTLTATATYRLDDTNTLTVTYEATTDRPTIVNLTNHSFFNLAGEGSGRSILDHVLTIPAERYTPVDATLIPTGVHRPVAGTPFDFRTPAVIGARIRDGRDAQIVRGRGYDHNWVVTDAPTAEPHPVARVEDPDSGRVLDVASNQPGVQVYAGNFLDATAVGKSGLAYRQSDALALEPELFPDTPNQPAFGSARLDPGQTYRNVITYRFSTSPAHRTHR; from the coding sequence ATGCGTGGAGCGGAACTCGTGGCCTTGTGCGCCGGCGCGGCGATCCCGGCCTCGGCCCAGGCGGCCGAGCCGTCCCGGACCGTGTTCGGCACCCTCCCGGACGGCCGCACGGTCGAGGAGGTGACGCTGTCCAACGGCAGGGGCGTCACGGCGCGGATCCTCGCGTGGGGGGCGCTGCTGCGCACCCTCGAGGTGCCGGACCGGGCCGGCGCGCCGGCCGACGTGGTGCTCGGCTACAACGACCTCGCCGCCTACCTGGCCAAGGGCAATTATTTCGGCGCGAGCGTGGGCCGCTACGCCAACCGCATCCGCGCGGGCCGCTTCACCCTCGACGGCCGGACCTACACCCTGGCCACCAACGACGGCCCCAACGCCCTGCACGGCGGCGCCGCCGGCTTCGACAGGCGGCTCTGGACGATCACCGCCGTGACGGGCGGCGCCACGCCGTCGGTGACCCTGCGCTACGTCAGCCCGGACGGCGAGGAGGGCTATCCCGGCACGCTGACGGCGACCGCCACCTACAGGCTGGACGACACGAACACGCTGACCGTCACCTACGAGGCCACCACCGACCGGCCGACCATCGTCAACCTGACCAACCACAGCTTCTTCAACTTGGCGGGGGAGGGCTCGGGCCGCTCGATCCTCGACCATGTCCTGACCATCCCGGCGGAGCGCTACACGCCGGTCGACGCCACCCTGATCCCCACCGGCGTGCACCGGCCGGTGGCGGGCACGCCCTTCGACTTTCGCACGCCGGCGGTGATCGGCGCACGCATCCGCGACGGCCGGGACGCGCAGATCGTGCGCGGGCGCGGCTACGACCACAACTGGGTCGTGACCGACGCCCCCACGGCCGAACCGCACCCGGTGGCGCGGGTCGAGGATCCGGATTCGGGCCGGGTGCTCGACGTGGCGAGCAATCAGCCGGGGGTGCAGGTCTACGCGGGCAACTTCCTCGACGCGACCGCGGTGGGTAAATCCGGCCTCGCCTACCGGCAGTCGGACGCCCTGGCGCTGGAGCCGGAGCTGTTCCCCGACACGCCCAACCAGCCCGCCTTCGGCTCGGCCCGGCTCGATCCCGGCCAGACCTACCGGAACGTGATCACCTACCGCTTCTCGACCAGCCCCGCCCACCGGACCCATCGATGA
- a CDS encoding sugar MFS transporter, with protein MAGPIAGAGTRAARPGEAAAGDGAGSRAALSLLASLFFMWGFITVINNTLLPHLRSVFDLDYTQTTLIESVWFIAYFVASIPAAKLIARIGYQRSLVAGLGIMAAGTLGMVGAAHAVSYGITLTALFVIASGITLLQVAANPYVAVVGPAESAPARLNLVQAFNSLGTTLAPLFGGILILGRSTSGNAAAGTVLTPAERLADAQSVQLPYLIVAAILVGLAVVIARFPLPAMGGGAGAARDAGAGGTGGSLWRHRNLVLGVPAIFIYLIAEIGVSNLFINFVAQPEIGDLTHAQAARYLFLLWGGMMVGRFVGSYLMQARPAEAVLAGAAVGACAVMLVATFATGPVAMWALISVGLFHAIMFPTIFTLGIRGLGPLTEAGAGLLIMAIAGGSLVVVQGWAADRFGLQHAFLITAACELYVLFYAVWGCRPGPPASA; from the coding sequence ATGGCAGGACCGATCGCGGGCGCCGGGACACGCGCGGCCCGGCCGGGGGAAGCCGCCGCGGGCGACGGGGCCGGGTCCCGTGCCGCCCTGTCGCTGCTGGCCAGCCTGTTCTTCATGTGGGGCTTCATCACGGTCATCAACAACACGCTGCTGCCGCACCTGCGCAGCGTGTTCGACCTCGACTACACGCAGACCACGCTGATCGAGTCGGTCTGGTTCATCGCGTATTTCGTGGCCTCGATCCCGGCGGCGAAGCTGATCGCGCGGATCGGCTACCAGCGGTCCCTGGTGGCCGGCCTCGGCATCATGGCGGCCGGCACCCTCGGCATGGTGGGCGCGGCCCACGCGGTCTCGTACGGGATCACGCTCACCGCGCTGTTCGTGATCGCCAGCGGCATCACCCTGCTGCAGGTCGCCGCCAACCCCTACGTGGCGGTGGTCGGCCCCGCCGAGAGCGCCCCGGCGCGGCTCAACCTCGTGCAGGCGTTCAACTCCCTCGGCACCACCCTGGCGCCCCTGTTCGGCGGCATCCTGATCCTCGGCCGCTCGACCTCGGGCAACGCCGCCGCCGGCACCGTGCTGACCCCCGCCGAGCGCCTCGCGGACGCGCAGTCGGTGCAGCTCCCCTACCTGATCGTGGCGGCAATCCTCGTGGGGCTCGCCGTGGTGATCGCCCGCTTTCCGCTGCCCGCCATGGGGGGCGGGGCGGGCGCCGCCCGGGACGCCGGGGCCGGGGGCACCGGCGGGTCGCTCTGGCGGCACCGCAACCTCGTGCTCGGCGTGCCGGCGATCTTCATCTACCTGATCGCCGAGATCGGGGTGTCGAACCTGTTCATCAACTTCGTCGCGCAGCCCGAGATCGGCGACCTGACCCACGCTCAGGCCGCGCGCTACCTGTTTCTGCTCTGGGGCGGGATGATGGTCGGCCGCTTCGTCGGCAGCTACCTGATGCAGGCGCGCCCGGCCGAGGCGGTCCTCGCCGGGGCGGCGGTCGGCGCCTGCGCGGTGATGCTGGTGGCAACCTTCGCCACCGGCCCCGTGGCGATGTGGGCGCTGATCTCCGTGGGGCTGTTCCACGCGATCATGTTCCCGACGATCTTCACCCTCGGCATCCGCGGCCTCGGGCCGCTGACCGAGGCGGGGGCGGGGCTGCTGATCATGGCGATCGCCGGCGGCTCCCTAGTGGTGGTGCAGGGCTGGGCGGCGGACCGGTTCGGGCTGCAGCACGCGTTCCTGATCACCGCGGCCTGCGAACTCTACGTCCTCTTCTACGCCGTCTGGGGCTGCCGGCCGGGCCCCCCGGCATCGGCCTGA
- a CDS encoding phage holin family protein, with translation MHQRPEGPLALLVAALREGAAHIESLLTLARTEVDGNIRALVSLVAIVGTIPILLIVTFFLGLDAVVKLLAVVLGSEAPAALIVAAPFLALALLLGWLGARRMALSNLEPWRTWQQVKRDVREVAANAKEGARTEA, from the coding sequence ATGCACCAACGACCCGAAGGCCCCCTGGCCCTGCTCGTCGCGGCCCTGCGCGAGGGGGCGGCCCACATCGAGTCCCTGCTCACGCTGGCGCGCACCGAAGTCGACGGCAACATCCGCGCCCTGGTGTCGCTGGTCGCCATCGTCGGGACGATCCCGATCCTGCTGATCGTCACCTTCTTCCTCGGCCTGGACGCCGTCGTGAAGCTCCTGGCCGTGGTGCTGGGCTCCGAGGCGCCGGCGGCGCTGATCGTGGCGGCGCCCTTCCTGGCCCTGGCGCTGCTGCTCGGCTGGCTCGGCGCACGCCGGATGGCCCTGTCGAACCTGGAACCCTGGCGGACGTGGCAGCAGGTGAAGCGGGATGTCCGGGAGGTCGCCGCGAACGCCAAGGAGGGGGCGCGAACCGAAGCCTGA
- a CDS encoding RNA polymerase sigma factor region1.1 domain-containing protein, translating to MAQTIDRGTLDRLIALGRDQGELSAEDLRAALPVEQMDVDALVLVMLELEAAGVSVEPDAFGPPAERPLPGSPVLPARAPGPVPPARHADGAGAAAAPTADKAGRGAAPQEPAADDRADATRAVALAGAATLLVIGALLLML from the coding sequence ATGGCGCAGACCATCGATCGCGGGACGCTCGACCGGCTGATCGCCCTCGGGCGCGACCAGGGCGAACTCTCCGCCGAGGACCTGCGGGCCGCGCTTCCGGTGGAGCAGATGGATGTCGATGCCCTCGTCCTCGTGATGCTGGAACTCGAGGCCGCGGGGGTGAGCGTCGAGCCCGACGCCTTCGGACCGCCGGCGGAGCGGCCGTTGCCGGGCTCACCGGTCCTGCCGGCCCGCGCGCCCGGGCCCGTCCCGCCCGCACGTCACGCCGACGGCGCGGGCGCCGCCGCGGCCCCGACCGCGGACAAGGCGGGGCGCGGGGCCGCGCCGCAGGAGCCGGCCGCCGACGACCGGGCCGACGCCACCCGGGCCGTCGCCCTCGCGGGCGCGGCGACGCTGCTCGTCATCGGCGCCCTGCTGCTGATGCTGTGA
- a CDS encoding SMP-30/gluconolactonase/LRE family protein, protein MKPGIRIVARAGRDRLGEGPIWVPERGMLFWVDIEAPALNWLDLAAGATGRRPFPEPLGWIIPWAGRRDFIVGLKSGFATYDLEADRIVPIGDPEPDYPDNRLNDAKVDLAGRIWAGSMHQAETAVSGSLHRLDPDLTWQRMDGAYGVANGPTFSLDGRVIYHSDSAARTVYAFDLAADGTLSGKRPFLRFPDDWGWPDGMTTDAEGCLWIAHWGGGRLSRVDPDGRPMRAVALPAPNITSCAFAGDGLDRLFVTSASRGAEQVAEAGALFELDVGVVGLPPRAFGG, encoded by the coding sequence ATGAAACCAGGGATCCGCATCGTCGCCCGCGCGGGGCGCGACCGTCTCGGCGAGGGGCCCATCTGGGTTCCGGAACGCGGGATGCTGTTCTGGGTCGACATCGAGGCGCCGGCCCTGAACTGGCTCGACCTCGCGGCCGGCGCGACCGGCCGGCGCCCGTTCCCGGAGCCGCTGGGCTGGATCATCCCCTGGGCCGGACGGCGGGACTTCATCGTCGGGCTGAAGAGCGGCTTCGCGACCTACGACCTGGAGGCCGACCGCATCGTGCCGATCGGCGATCCCGAACCGGACTATCCCGACAACCGCCTGAACGACGCCAAGGTGGATCTCGCCGGCCGGATCTGGGCCGGGAGCATGCACCAGGCCGAGACGGCGGTCTCCGGGTCCCTGCACCGGCTCGACCCCGACCTGACGTGGCAGCGGATGGACGGCGCCTACGGCGTCGCCAACGGCCCGACCTTCAGCCTCGACGGCCGGGTCATCTATCACAGCGACAGCGCCGCCCGGACGGTCTACGCCTTCGACCTCGCCGCGGACGGGACGCTCTCGGGCAAGCGGCCGTTCCTGCGCTTCCCGGACGATTGGGGCTGGCCCGACGGGATGACCACCGATGCCGAGGGCTGCCTCTGGATCGCCCATTGGGGCGGCGGCCGGCTGAGCCGCGTCGATCCGGACGGGCGCCCGATGCGGGCGGTCGCCCTCCCCGCCCCCAACATCACGAGCTGCGCCTTCGCGGGCGACGGGCTCGACCGCCTGTTCGTCACCTCCGCGTCGCGGGGCGCCGAGCAGGTGGCGGAGGCCGGAGCGCTGTTCGAGCTCGACGTCGGCGTGGTCGGGCTGCCGCCGCGGGCCTTCGGGGGATGA
- the fhuF gene encoding siderophore-iron reductase FhuF, whose amino-acid sequence MIADLAAQVPASLAAYRDGVAEGPGGPEALPLGALRDPDVFDATLAAFGAGFGASFEAADPRVRVSYWSQFYLAALATPALTALVRLGRPLPLAFDAVSLELDAAGRPCRFRLPAHGSGCAACPAPGLTGLVEAHLRPFVELCHARCGIAPRVLWGNAAVILDYVARELGGPPGAPLGDGEGAGAAPARGGACASACAAACAAACDDVAACLGWRAGPGCARSPLKNPLDSPLARALCPGASGCRRRRVCCLRHRLPGVPSCGALCPVEGAAPR is encoded by the coding sequence ATGATCGCCGACCTCGCCGCCCAGGTGCCCGCCTCGCTCGCGGCCTATCGGGACGGGGTCGCCGAGGGTCCCGGCGGCCCGGAGGCGCTGCCCCTCGGCGCCCTGCGCGACCCGGACGTGTTCGACGCGACGCTGGCGGCCTTCGGGGCCGGGTTCGGGGCGAGTTTCGAGGCCGCAGATCCGCGGGTCCGCGTCTCGTACTGGAGCCAGTTCTACCTCGCGGCCCTGGCGACGCCGGCGCTGACCGCCCTGGTGCGCCTCGGCCGGCCGCTGCCGCTCGCCTTCGACGCGGTGAGCCTCGAACTCGACGCGGCCGGCCGCCCGTGCCGCTTCCGCCTGCCCGCGCACGGGTCCGGCTGCGCGGCCTGTCCGGCGCCCGGCCTGACCGGGCTGGTGGAGGCGCATCTGCGCCCGTTCGTGGAGCTGTGCCACGCCCGGTGCGGGATCGCCCCCCGGGTCCTCTGGGGCAACGCCGCGGTGATCCTCGACTACGTCGCCCGGGAACTCGGGGGCCCGCCCGGCGCTCCGCTCGGGGACGGGGAGGGGGCCGGCGCGGCCCCCGCGCGCGGCGGCGCCTGTGCGAGCGCCTGTGCCGCCGCCTGTGCCGCCGCCTGTGACGACGTCGCGGCCTGCCTCGGATGGCGCGCAGGCCCCGGCTGCGCTAGGAGCCCCCTCAAGAACCCCCTCGACAGTCCCCTGGCGCGGGCGCTCTGCCCGGGGGCGTCGGGCTGCCGGCGTCGGCGGGTCTGCTGCCTGCGCCACCGCCTGCCGGGGGTGCCGTCCTGCGGCGCGCTCTGCCCGGTCGAGGGTGCCGCCCCACGCTGA
- a CDS encoding LacI family DNA-binding transcriptional regulator produces MGQMTIKDVARRAGVSFQTVSLVLNHPEKVARTTRETIEAAMRDLDFVPSLAARSLRKKPSRSIACVFSVGARPDDASGPVPETDEGVLLQTFAHVTDQHGYTLIHRRWCRDEPDGLSRINGLVSEARVDGIVVFGDRPDDPLVAMLQAKRFPFVVFGLDLPGAHCAIRAERDAVHAAMGHLIRAGSRSICFFRGERHGRSSPAVAERFRGYREALAEAGLPLRDDLVVPCGWTSESGHRATLDLLDRPARPDAILAADDRVALGVLKALHDRGVRVPEAIRVVGFGNRVQSAYTIPSLTSIEVPTLEMVRFAFATLVEVIEGTRASDDLAQRLFPTRLVVRDSTGVAGPPQH; encoded by the coding sequence ATGGGCCAGATGACGATCAAGGATGTCGCGCGGCGGGCCGGCGTGAGCTTCCAGACGGTCTCCCTGGTCCTGAACCATCCCGAGAAGGTCGCCCGGACCACGCGCGAGACCATCGAGGCCGCCATGCGCGACCTGGACTTCGTGCCGAGCCTCGCGGCCCGCTCGCTGCGCAAGAAGCCGAGCCGCAGCATCGCCTGCGTGTTCTCCGTGGGTGCCCGGCCCGACGACGCGTCCGGCCCGGTGCCGGAGACCGACGAGGGCGTCCTCCTGCAGACCTTCGCGCATGTCACCGACCAGCACGGCTACACGCTGATCCACCGCCGCTGGTGCCGCGACGAGCCGGACGGCCTGAGCCGGATCAACGGCCTGGTCAGCGAGGCCCGGGTCGACGGCATCGTGGTCTTCGGCGACCGACCGGACGACCCGCTGGTGGCGATGCTGCAGGCCAAGCGGTTCCCCTTCGTGGTGTTCGGCCTCGACCTGCCCGGCGCGCATTGCGCGATCCGGGCCGAGCGCGACGCGGTCCACGCCGCCATGGGCCATCTCATCCGGGCGGGCAGCCGGTCGATCTGCTTCTTCCGGGGCGAGCGCCACGGGCGGTCGTCGCCGGCCGTCGCCGAGCGGTTCCGGGGCTATCGCGAGGCCCTGGCGGAGGCGGGTCTGCCCCTGCGCGACGACCTCGTCGTGCCGTGCGGCTGGACGTCCGAGAGCGGCCATCGCGCGACCCTCGACCTGCTCGACCGCCCGGCCCGGCCGGACGCGATCCTCGCGGCCGACGACCGGGTGGCGCTCGGCGTCCTGAAGGCGCTGCACGACCGCGGCGTGCGCGTCCCCGAGGCGATCCGGGTCGTCGGCTTCGGCAACCGCGTCCAGAGCGCCTACACGATCCCGAGCCTGACCTCGATCGAGGTCCCGACGCTGGAGATGGTGCGGTTCGCCTTCGCGACCCTGGTGGAGGTCATCGAGGGCACGCGCGCGTCCGACGATCTGGCGCAGCGGCTCTTCCCCACCCGCCTCGTCGTCCGCGACTCAACCGGGGTCGCGGGGCCGCCGCAGCATTAG
- a CDS encoding ABC transporter ATP-binding protein — MLKAFLAYYRPYRTLFLVDFGCAVLSGLLELGFPVAVKGFIDSLLPRQDWGLILLAAAALALVYVANAGLMVVVTYWGHVLGINIETTMRTRAFDHLQKLSFRFYDGQKTGHLVARVTKDLEEIGEVAHHGPEDLFIAVMTLVGAFALMLMVHAPLALITGAILPLIAFVSIRYGGRMTRNWQAQYGRVGAFNARIEENVGGMRVVQAFANEPHERALFALDNARYRDTKLEAYRLMAAGLSINYLGLRLVQIAVLLGGAAFVVRGDLTPGGFVGFLLLVGVFYRPLEKIGAVVETYPKGVAGFRRYQELLATEPDITDRPDARAVEALRGDIRFAGVSFGYGPGRPVFTGLDLAVAAGETVAFVGPSGVGKTTLCALLPRFYEVEAGRITVDGIDIRAMTLASLRRQIGIVQQDVFLFAGTIRENIAYGRLDATEAEIDAAARRARLGGLIDGLAEGLDTVVGERGVRLSGGQKQRIAIARVFLKNPPILILDEATSALDTETEREIQRALSELARGRTTLVIAHRLATIRDADRIVVLGEGGVVEEGRHATLLAAGGPYSRLHAAQFGSGEADPVLAAE; from the coding sequence ATGCTGAAGGCCTTCCTCGCCTATTACCGGCCGTACCGGACGCTGTTCCTGGTGGATTTCGGCTGCGCGGTCCTGTCGGGCCTGCTGGAACTCGGCTTCCCCGTGGCCGTGAAGGGCTTCATCGACTCGCTGCTGCCCCGGCAGGACTGGGGCCTGATCCTGCTCGCCGCGGCGGCGCTGGCGCTGGTCTACGTGGCCAATGCCGGGCTGATGGTGGTCGTCACCTATTGGGGCCACGTGCTCGGCATCAACATCGAGACCACGATGCGGACCCGGGCCTTCGACCACCTGCAGAAGCTCTCCTTCCGCTTCTACGACGGCCAGAAGACCGGCCATCTCGTCGCCCGGGTCACCAAGGACCTGGAGGAGATCGGCGAGGTCGCCCATCACGGGCCCGAGGACCTGTTCATCGCGGTGATGACGCTGGTGGGCGCGTTCGCGCTGATGCTCATGGTGCACGCGCCGCTGGCGCTGATCACCGGGGCGATCCTGCCGCTGATCGCCTTCGTGTCGATCCGCTACGGCGGCCGCATGACCCGCAACTGGCAGGCGCAGTACGGCCGGGTCGGGGCGTTCAACGCCCGGATCGAGGAGAATGTCGGCGGGATGCGGGTCGTGCAGGCCTTCGCCAACGAGCCCCACGAGCGCGCCCTCTTCGCCCTCGACAACGCCCGCTACCGGGACACCAAGCTCGAGGCCTACCGGCTGATGGCGGCCGGCCTGTCGATCAACTACCTGGGCCTGCGCCTCGTGCAGATCGCGGTGCTCCTCGGCGGCGCGGCCTTCGTGGTCCGGGGCGACCTGACGCCCGGCGGCTTCGTGGGCTTCCTGCTGCTGGTCGGCGTGTTCTACCGGCCGCTGGAGAAGATCGGCGCCGTGGTCGAGACCTATCCGAAGGGGGTCGCGGGCTTCCGCCGCTACCAGGAGTTGCTCGCCACCGAGCCCGACATCACCGACCGGCCCGACGCCCGCGCGGTGGAAGCCTTGCGCGGCGACATCCGCTTCGCGGGCGTGAGCTTCGGCTACGGCCCCGGCCGCCCGGTCTTCACCGGCCTCGACCTCGCGGTGGCGGCGGGCGAGACCGTGGCGTTCGTCGGACCCTCGGGGGTCGGCAAGACCACGCTCTGCGCCCTGCTGCCGCGCTTCTACGAGGTCGAGGCCGGCCGGATCACCGTCGACGGGATCGACATCCGCGCCATGACCCTCGCGAGCCTGCGCCGCCAGATCGGCATCGTGCAGCAGGACGTGTTCCTGTTCGCCGGGACGATCCGCGAGAACATCGCCTACGGCCGTCTCGACGCCACCGAGGCCGAGATCGACGCCGCCGCCCGGCGCGCCCGGCTCGGCGGCCTGATCGACGGCTTGGCCGAAGGCCTCGACACCGTGGTGGGCGAGCGCGGGGTGCGCCTGTCGGGCGGCCAGAAGCAGCGCATCGCCATCGCGCGGGTCTTCCTCAAGAACCCGCCGATCCTGATCCTCGACGAGGCGACCTCGGCGCTGGACACCGAGACCGAGCGGGAGATCCAGCGGGCGCTCTCCGAACTCGCCCGCGGGCGCACGACCCTGGTGATCGCCCACCGCCTCGCCACCATCCGCGACGCCGACCGGATCGTGGTGCTGGGGGAGGGCGGGGTCGTCGAGGAAGGCCGGCACGCGACGCTGCTCGCCGCCGGCGGCCCCTACAGTCGCCTGCACGCGGCCCAGTTCGGGAGCGGTGAGGCCGATCCGGTCCTCGCCGCGGAGTGA